The DNA window acccttcctaatgtcctaatggtctaatggtacacaaatctcaaggtaaaaatgtgtcccagtactgaaggggttaaaatagtgaagactgtggccattaatcttgtgacctccatagacctttcctagtgCAACGTAGCTAATATGTTTGTCACTACTGTGTGTGTAGCTAGGATGTGTCAGTAGGCCctcagcaaaacacacacacacacacacacacacacacacaactcaaaggataatcaacaaacacacatcacATTTATAAGAAATCAAAATATTTAGCCTGCAACACTCtggctgaacacacacacacacacacacaggatgcacacacaaacacaggatacacacacacaggatacacacacaaacacaggatacacacacacacacacacaggacacacacacaaacacaggatacacacacaaacacaggatacacacacacacaaacaggatacatacacacaagggTTTTACTGCACATTTATTGAAAGACACACCTGTAGTACTAACAATATCACTCAAGgttcaccactcatcaccaccaccaccaccaccacagaaatcTATCTtggtgtcttttcttcctttcctatcaacaattcttattcttttccatctttcctctttcctttttccctttttccatccACAAATGAGCTCAAGACAACACTTAAGCTGCTCACCAAGTCTCGCTCCGAGGAACTCACTAAAATCACACCTTCCTACCTGTGTAATTTGCGGCAGAGGTAACAGTGGTGCCGGGAACATCTTAAAGCCACCTTCTGCAGATCACCTTTCATGGATCTCATTTACACACTGTTTGGAATACTGGAAGGTTCTTGAGGAGGTTTAGTGACGTCCAAGAGCTGATTGTGTGGAAGGTCGTCAGTGGTTTGCGTCCTTAACTAAATCGTCTAATTTCTCAAGCTATTTACAGTTTGATCTAAGTGTCTCATTACCCTACAGAtgtcagttgtttttttttttattaagggtCATCACCACCTGGAATTCTCTAACCtgaagtggtggtgttgcctcactctctccactccttcacACATTTGCCTGAACACTGTTAGGTGGACCGATCTGGGGTTAAGTTCTGCATCTAAAACTAGCTAAATTTGAGTCACAGTGCAGATGTGGCAAGAAATAAGGCACAGGTAATGTCCCACTGGTCCACACACTACCTCAAAACTGGACCTTCACACCTTCACTTGCTTTGCCTTGAAGTGTTTGCCCCACGGTGAGTCAAGCTGTGTGAGGTTAGATGGGATTTTCTGATAAATgtcttcccacactcaccacactggaagctcctaacaccactgtgggTCCGGACGTGCATGTTTAGGGAAGACTTTTGGGTGAACTTTCCCCCGCACACagagcacacatggttcctagCACCGGTGTGTGCCTCAATATGTCTGCTGAGGTTTGATTTCTTGATGAATTTCTTGCCACACAGCTCACACTCCTGATTTCTAATGTTACCACCGCTGTGTgccaggctgtgtgtggtgagggaagacTTCTTGGtgaatttcttgccacattcATCACACTTATAATTCCTAACGCCACTGTGTGTTAGTAtgtgtgaggtgaggtcagATTTTTGtataaatttctttccacactcATCACACGTGTAATTTCTGACGCCTTTGTGTGTGAGGACGTGGTACCACAGCCCCTGTCTGGACCCAAATGTTTTGTCACACTGCTGACACTCTAACTTCTCTCCTCTGAGGACACCGCTGGCTGGCTTCACCTTGCTCTGCTCACCACCACGCCTGCGCCTCCCCATTCCTCCTGAGGTtgactgctgctgttgctgctcatCTATGCTGCTGCTAAGGATCACAGCCTCCACCGCACCATCACTCCCGCCCACACACGCCATGGCCAGTCCTCACTAGGCACTGACAGCCACCAGCCAGCGTGCCCTGCggagggagacacacacacacacacacacactgtagagatgatccttctgctcctcctcttcctgatgtAGGGAAGCGATGGTGTCCCTGGATCACGTACCCTGCTGGTGCCTAGTGGTGCCTGCTGGTGACTGTCTGACTGACGCCCCGCAGCCAGACCCAGGCCAGGCAGTGAGGCTGGGCTGAGGCTGGGCTGTGCTGAGCTGAGCGGCTGCTGTGGCTTGCGAAATCCTTGAACTCATGGGCTGCAAAATTTCTTGCGAGTTGGCTTTGCTGGGCCGCCCATACCCTCGCCTcgccattcaccaccacggcACCACCACAACGGTGCACCACAACAGTACACCTCACAATGTTTGATCTCCTCAGCCGTGTCTTTGTTTCCAGTCTTACATGGCGACTACACCCTGGTTACTCTAGGCTGGTGTGTCACGGCAATAGAGAGTGCCTTCAAATCATGGAAAAATGGCAcacgataataaataaataaataaataaaatatcgcAGACACAATcctttttaagacatttgtccttgagattttggctaattcttcatCAGTCTTTAGGGAAACCAGCATtttaagtgggcatttttccCCGTTGGCAGCTatatttccctcttgcataaaataaatgaaataaagacatCCACGGGGTGCACACAACACCATCTGCGAAATATTTGACCTCCCAGTGTTAAtttatcttgtattttcttaGTTAAAACAACCTAAACTAATATTTAcaggtcctcctccttctcctcttcctcggccGGCCAAGACCTTCCTGTTCATCATTTTCTCCATCTGTACAAATtcctaaccctttcaatactgggacacatttttaccttgagatttgtgtaccattagaccattaggaagagtgtatggaggtcacaagattaatggccagtcttcactattttaaccccttcagtactgggacacatttttaccttgagatttgtgtaccattagaccattaggacattaggaagggtgtatggaggtcacaagattaatggtcacagtcttcactattttaaccccttcagtactgggacacatttttaccttgagatttgtgtaccattagaccattaggacattaggaagggtgtatggaggtcacaagattaatggccacagtcttcactattttaaccccttcagtactgggacacatttctaccttgagatttgtgtaccattagaccattaggacattaggaagggtgtatggaggtcacaagattaatggccacagtcttcactattttaaccccttcagtactgggacacattgttaccttgagatttgtgtaccattagaccattaggacataaaggtgtatggaggtcacaagattaatggccacagtcttcactattttaaccctttcagtactgggacacatttttaccttgagatttgtgcaccattagaccattaggacattaggaagggtgtatggaggtcacaagattaatggccacagtcttcactattttaaccccttcagtactgggacacatgtttaccttgagatttgtgtaccattagaccattaggacattaggaagggtgtatggaggtcacaagattaatggccacagtcttcactattttaaccctttcagtactgggacacatttttaccttgagatttgtgcaccattagaccattaggacataaaggtgtatggaggtcacaatattaatggccacagtcttcactattttaaccccttcagtactgggacacatttctaccttgagagagagagagagagagagtcaggtgaATATAAGAAACCTtcactttttaatttttattattttttttgcatatcaATGAATTTTTCTTGCATCACAGAAGCAATGgtggctgacacacacacacacacacacacacacacacacacacacacacacacacacactctctctctctcgtataatgTAAAGCAAGGTTATGAATGAAGCGACACTCAAACATACAGACACCCCagccagacatacagacatacagacagcctCAGTAATATAAAAACtagattatatatatttatgtattgacagacagacacacggacagacagacagcaattAACcaacaccattattatttttttttaatatttttctacattccccttttgaaaataataataataataaaaataataatagtaataataatagaaattgtTCAACTAATActactgatgatgacaataataataataataataataaatatttaaTAAACCAATTAACTACGTAAACCTTAAGGAATataaccaactctctctctctctctctctctctctctcaccctctcactctctctcactccttcacaGACAGCTCCTTCACACCTTCCACAATTTCAtccttagcagcagcagcagcagtagtagtagtagtagtagtagtagtagtagtagtagtagtagatgaatcctcctcctcttcctcttcttcctcctcctcctcctcttccctcctcctctcctcctcctccctggcctCCACCTCCCCTACTGTTGCTATTCCTCTTGCCTTGTCAAACGTCTCGCAGAACAAACGCGCgtctgagtgagagagagagagagagagagagagagagagagagagagagagagagagagagagagagagagagagagagagttagttttaATTTGAcagtaaaattattattattgttattacacacacgaattctttctctctctctctctctctcacacacacacacacacacacacaaactcaaacacccccaaatacactcaaacaccaccaaacacctccaaacacactcaaaacatctctaaacacactcaaacacctccaaacacactcaaaacatctctaaacacactcaaacacctccaaacacactcaaaacatcccaaacacactcaaacacccacaaacacactcaaaagacCACCAAATGCactcaaacactcccaaacacactcag is part of the Portunus trituberculatus isolate SZX2019 chromosome 2, ASM1759143v1, whole genome shotgun sequence genome and encodes:
- the LOC123506770 gene encoding zinc finger protein 510-like — translated: MACVGGSDGAVEAVILSSSIDEQQQQQSTSGGMGRRRRGGEQSKVKPASGVLRGEKLECQQCDKTFGSRQGLWYHVLTHKGVRNYTCDECGKKFIQKSDLTSHILTHSGVRNYKCDECGKKFTKKSSLTTHSLAHSGGNIRNQECELCGKKFIKKSNLSRHIEAHTGARNHVCSVCGGKFTQKSSLNMHVRTHSGVRSFQCGECGKTFIRKSHLTSHSLTHRGANTSRQSK